The segment GGAAGTTGCTCAAATCTTGTTCTACATTTCGTTGGTTTTGCAATTAGATTctgtttttttacttttggttcTTGAAAACGCAGGATCCCGATTATTGGTGGGAAAGAACTAGACCTGCATCGACTTTTCGTGGAAGTTACTTCTCGTGGTGGCATTGAGAAGGTAAAATAGCTTGCTTTGAATCTCGTGatcaatattttcatatctgaAACTTGATGCTTGACCTTGGAGTCGAAACTTGTTCGTTATGGGCAAATATAAGGCCATTATTTGAGCCTATTTCCCGCTTTTTCATTCACTTTCATGATTgttaaattgtgagatctcatattggttggagagcggaacgaaacattctttataagggtgtagaagcgtctctttagtagacgcgttttaaaaccgtgaggctgacgacgatacgtaaagggccaaagcggacaatatctactagcggtgggcttggttgttacaaatggtatcagaccCAGATATCGGGTGGtataccagcgaggacgttgggctcccaaggggggtggattgtgagatcccacattggttggagagggaattaaacattccttataagggtgtggaaacctctctttagtagacgcgttttaaaaccgtgaggctaacaatGATACGTAaagggccaaagtggacaatatctgctagcggtgggtttggctgttacaaaggGTATCAGACCCAGACACCGGATggtgtaccagcaaggacgctaggctcccaaggggagtggattgtgagatcgatccctcgtcggttggggagggaaacaaaatattccttataagggtgaggaaacttctccctaacagacatgtttcGATGGctgagttttttttctctttcagtAAACGTTTCGATGCTATAATCCTTACGGAATGATGTCGGAGTATGTTTATCAGATTCTTGGGCaatattgaatttgatttcttaTTGAACGAAGACCTGACGACCTGTTATCTAAAAACATGATAAATATTCTCATCTAATGAGTTATAGGCCTTTTTCCTTTAGTTATTCTTTGGACCTATGAAGTTCTGTCATGCTATTGAATCTTTTTGCTATGGTTTTAGTCCTTGCTTCTCCACGGTCGACGGATTAAAGTTGAATCTTTAAAGCACAATATTCGTTACAAATTCATATGATCGAGCAGCCCGAGCATGTAacaatctgaattttacaggttataagagaaagaagatggaaagaagtaacttcagttttcaattttccatCAACGGCCACCAATGCGTCTTTCGTTCTGAGGAAGTATTATCTTTCATTGCTTCATCATTTTGAACAGATTTACTTCTTTAAAGCTGTGGGATGGACACCAATAATTTCTGGCAAGTGAAACCCACCCTCCCTCCCCTAAGGCTTCTGCTCTTGATTTTCTAACACAGCCATCTTTCAGATTCCTCTCCGTGCCCAAGTGCAGCGACGATTCCTACCCAAGGGACAGCCTCTATGTTGCCACCATCAGATAATCAGGCGGCGTCCCAGCCGCCACGGAGTACTGCAACTGAACTTCCAGCAGGTGTATTCTGTGGTCCTTTAGAGATATACATGGAAAATAAGTCGGGATGCAATATACTTGCGTGCTTGAGCTTCAATTTCTTTATGTGCTTGCGTCGTATTTTGTAGTCGATAACGCATGGTTTCTTCTCCCTACAGTTGCTCCGGGTTCGACATCTCCAGCAGGAGGGTTTCCAGTGATCGGAGTCATTGACGGGAAATTTGATAGCGGATATCTTATTACTGTTACAGTAGGGACGGAGAAGCTAAAAGGTGTGCTTTATCAGGCTCCTTCTGAGCAACCTGCTCAGCCTGTTGGTGTTTTTGCCAAAGATGGTACACCAAATGCTCATCAGCATCGCCGTCGGAAGAAATCTGAGATAAGACGAAGGGATCCCGGTCATCCAAAGCCGAACAGAAGCGGCTACAACTTCTTCTTTGCTGAGCAGCATGCTAGACTCAAACCATTACACCCGGGGAAGGACAGGGAGATAAGCAGAATGATCGGTGACCtttggaataaacttaaagAGTCTGAAAGAACAGTAAGGATTGCAATACTCTGTCGTTTATGCTTTCGGAATTCATCACATCTCTGGTACTAGCCGGTATcgacgagttttctttacttgcAGGTTTACCAGGAGAAAGCTATGAAAGATAAAGAACGATACAGAGTCGAGATGGAGGATTACAGAGAGAAGCTGAGGACAGGCCAAGTCATCAGTGATGCAGTGCCCTTACAGCAGCGTCTTCCCGAGCCAGACCTGAACATGGTCTATGCtgacaagaaccaagaaacgGAGGATGGCGACTCTCCACAAACCCCAGATAACGATACAAGCTATGTTGAAGGCAACTCCGGAGAGTATAAAATGGAAGTGAAGGAGGAGGacgaagaggaggaagaggaggactCGGAAGAAGATGCATCTCCGAAAGGAATTGGTATTGTGGAGGATGTTAACGCTTTGGTCGAGGAGGAACAGTGCAAGACGGGAACAGCCGAAGAGGATGTTAGAAAAGAGAGTAGCACGGTTGGGGACGATAAAGAAGTTTACGCCGGGGAATCAGTAATGATGGAGGTGGATGCAAAGGAAGAACCAGAACCAACAACAGACATTCGAGAAAATTAAGGTACTATACTGCTCAGTTTTTGCAGTGCCTCATCATGTTTCCCTGTCTCTTGCTTCCATTACTTCAGCTAATACTTGTAAAGTTTTCAAGTTTTCTGAAAGATTTTGAGATTCTTATCAGGGAAAAGTTTTGGATCTTTCCATCACTTCTGTTTTGGGAAGAAATTTTGTTGCCTTTTGTTGAACATTCCAACTGGAATCACTCCCTGATTTGTTTATAAGCGAAGCCGGCTATTAGTACCTGGTCGAGACACCTGGTCGCTCCCCTTATGATTATACAATGTATGAACTAGGATTGTCAATGGTAGCTATAGGACCGTCCCCTAGATGCTTATGATGTAAGTGCCACCGGTTAATATATAGGGACTGTTAGGGAGTCTCCAACTGTCTTCGTGAACTGATCTCGAATGAGAAGGATCTATGTAGTATCTTAGTAATTGACAAGCATGAGGATTGCTCCCTTAGATTATGATGATTATACTATATGGAGACTATTAGAGAGTCGTCCACTAATCTCTATCAGGGAACTGCCTTAATTGACAGAGTGTGTGTATGTACTTTGAGTTTGAGGGATTATGAGACCGCGCCTCACTTTAGTAAAAGATTCGATTAGCTCAAATGAGCTCATCGATATCATTAAAGCTTACATCAAGTCTTGGTTACTCGTTGAGctcatcttaaagtttttatatCGAGTTCAAAAACTCGAGGGCAAAGTTAGGCTGAGGGAGGAGAAGAAAGGGTGTTAgggatgaaagaaaaag is part of the Cucurbita pepo subsp. pepo cultivar mu-cu-16 chromosome LG12, ASM280686v2, whole genome shotgun sequence genome and harbors:
- the LOC111806367 gene encoding high mobility group B protein 15: MASTSFAGRKQLPVIEATSSCIPYPPPQTTYEDIVANPNIFMASLEKLHSVMGTKFMIPIIGGKELDLHRLFVEVTSRGGIEKVIRERRWKEVTSVFNFPSTATNASFVLRKYYLSLLHHFEQIYFFKAVGWTPIISDSSPCPSAATIPTQGTASMLPPSDNQAASQPPRSTATELPAVAPGSTSPAGGFPVIGVIDGKFDSGYLITVTVGTEKLKGVLYQAPSEQPAQPVGVFAKDGTPNAHQHRRRKKSEIRRRDPGHPKPNRSGYNFFFAEQHARLKPLHPGKDREISRMIGDLWNKLKESERTVYQEKAMKDKERYRVEMEDYREKLRTGQVISDAVPLQQRLPEPDLNMVYADKNQETEDGDSPQTPDNDTSYVEGNSGEYKMEVKEEDEEEEEEDSEEDASPKGIGIVEDVNALVEEEQCKTGTAEEDVRKESSTVGDDKEVYAGESVMMEVDAKEEPEPTTDIREN